A region of the Oceanispirochaeta sp. genome:
TGACCTTGTTTTGAAGTATAATTAGGTTAGTCAAAAAATGATAGAAAAAAGGGTCCCCAAAGAGATAGGAAATCAAGCTTGAAAATATGACTGGAACTTTTGCCCTCAGGATGATTTAATCCGGATGCTCTGCCCCCTACCCTCTTTAGTTGGTTTTTAGATTATTTCTATACTGAGAAGGGCTGCAGGAGAATGCTGTTCTAAAGAAACGGTTGAATCTTGAAACATCAGAAAAGCCGCAGTCTTCAGCAATTACCAGGATCTTATCATCACTGGTTCTGAGTTTATGCAGAGCCGCTGCCAACCGCTTCTGTTTTAAAAAGTCACCCGTACTCATCCCGGAATAGTCTTTGAACCGTCGGCAGAGATTCGCCGGCTTCAGCCCGCTCAAACGGCAAAGTGCATTAAGACTGACTGCTTCAGTATAATGCTTTTCCAGATAGATCCTGACAGCCTCCATCCTTGTCTTGTAGCTGTCCCATTGTTCATTTTTTACAATTGGCGCGGCTCTGCAAAGTTCTATAAGAAACAATCGAAGTATAGCCAGCGACGCCGCTTCATTACCCCATTCATCCGACTCCTGTTCCAGCAAAAGCATATTGAGGATAGATTTCATTTTTCCAATATCACTGACATTCAGATGAATAACGCCATTGA
Encoded here:
- a CDS encoding AraC family transcriptional regulator, which encodes MSASSKERLEKAGLSLEYFKNFEQAQHDFHSHDFIEILYVFNGTFRHITAGQTYDECAGGLTILNFRQFHSLKTPEGPVELMNIYINPERFNLPELPDSILEKLYDLIPLHPGLENRLNGVIHLNVSDIGKMKSILNMLLLEQESDEWGNEAASLAILRLFLIELCRAAPIVKNEQWDSYKTRMEAVRIYLEKHYTEAVSLNALCRLSGLKPANLCRRFKDYSGMSTGDFLKQKRLAAALHKLRTSDDKILVIAEDCGFSDVSRFNRFFRTAFSCSPSQYRNNLKTN